The following proteins are co-located in the uncultured Draconibacterium sp. genome:
- the aroQ gene encoding type II 3-dehydroquinate dehydratase: protein MKILIINGPNLNLLGVREKSIYGSENFESYFEQLKKEFPAIEFTYYQSNVEGELINKLHENGFSLDGIIINAGAYTHTSVAIRDAIAGINSPVIEVHISNTLTREDFRHKSIIGPVCKGCIMGFGLQSYRLAVQSFVN from the coding sequence ATGAAGATATTGATTATCAATGGCCCTAATTTAAACTTACTTGGCGTTCGCGAAAAATCCATCTATGGATCGGAGAATTTTGAAAGCTATTTCGAACAATTGAAAAAAGAATTTCCAGCTATTGAGTTTACATATTATCAATCAAATGTTGAAGGTGAACTTATTAATAAATTACACGAAAATGGGTTTAGCCTGGATGGAATTATAATCAATGCCGGTGCATATACACACACTTCGGTTGCCATACGTGATGCCATTGCAGGAATTAATTCTCCCGTAATTGAGGTCCACATTTCTAATACATTAACACGTGAAGATTTCAGACATAAATCCATTATTGGACCGGTTTGTAAAGGCTGTATTATGGGCTTTGGATTACAATCGTATCGATTAGCTGTGCAAAGTTTCGTAAATTGA
- the xerD gene encoding site-specific tyrosine recombinase XerD, with translation MKWEDSKKGYENYLKLEKSLSQNSIAAYINDINKLVVFFENKYKGLAPDKVKLDHLKSFVEWLNDRGVSPRTQARTISGIKSFYKYLLIEGDITSDPTALLESPKIGRKLPDILSMEEIDTLIEAIDLSKAEGQRNKAMLETLYSCGLRVSELVNLKITNLFFEQGFIKVEGKADKERLVPVSGRAIEEINKYLNKYRKTLRVNKDSENVLFLNRRGRKLSRVMIFTIIKNLAEKVNLDKKISPHTFRHSFATHLINGGADLRAVQEMLGHESILTTEIYTHLDKDYLRSTIHQFHPRS, from the coding sequence ATGAAATGGGAGGATAGTAAAAAAGGTTACGAGAATTATTTAAAACTGGAAAAGTCCTTGTCGCAAAACTCAATTGCTGCTTATATTAATGATATAAACAAACTAGTTGTTTTTTTCGAAAACAAATACAAAGGGCTTGCACCGGATAAGGTAAAACTCGATCATTTAAAAAGTTTTGTAGAATGGTTAAACGATCGCGGAGTAAGTCCAAGAACGCAAGCCAGAACAATTTCAGGTATAAAATCATTTTATAAATACTTGCTTATCGAAGGGGATATTACGAGCGATCCTACCGCTTTGCTTGAATCTCCTAAAATTGGTCGGAAATTACCTGATATTCTTTCGATGGAGGAGATTGACACGTTGATTGAAGCCATTGATTTAAGCAAAGCGGAAGGGCAACGTAATAAAGCAATGCTGGAAACACTTTACAGTTGTGGATTACGTGTGTCAGAATTGGTTAATTTAAAAATTACGAATTTGTTTTTTGAGCAAGGTTTTATAAAAGTAGAAGGCAAAGCAGATAAAGAAAGATTGGTGCCGGTTAGTGGCAGGGCAATTGAAGAAATTAATAAGTATTTAAATAAATACAGGAAAACGTTACGTGTCAACAAGGACAGCGAAAATGTATTGTTTCTGAATCGAAGGGGACGTAAATTAAGCAGGGTAATGATTTTTACAATCATAAAAAACCTGGCTGAAAAAGTAAATCTCGATAAAAAAATTAGTCCGCATACTTTTAGGCACTCCTTTGCAACCCATTTAATTAATGGAGGAGCAGATTTACGAGCAGTACAAGAAATGCTTGGTCATGAGTCTATTCTTACTACCGAAATTTATACTCATTTAGATAAAGACTATCTGCGAAGTACTATTCATCAATTCCATCCCAGATCCTAA
- the pckA gene encoding phosphoenolpyruvate carboxykinase (ATP) — translation MANLDLSKYGIVDVQEIIHNPSYEKLYEEEMNPALEGFEKGQLTELDAVNVMTGEFTGRSPKDKFIVENEESSDIWWTSPESPNDNKKVSEEAWSYLKEITTKQLSGKKLYVMDTFLGANENSRLKIRFIMEVAWQAHFVKNMFIRPTAEELENYGEPDFVAMNGSKTSNDRWQEFGMNSEVYTVFNLKEKMQVIGGSWYGGEMKKGMFAMMNYYLPKAGMASMHCSANVGKDGDTAIFFGLSGTGKTTLSTDPNRQLIGDDEHGWDDDGVFNFEGGCYAKTINLDKDAEPEIYGAIKRNALLENVTVDADGKIDFNSGPANTRVSYPINHIENIVKPVSKAGHANKVIFLTADAFGVLPPVAKLTKEQTQYHFLSGFTAKLAGTERGVTTPQPTFSACFGAAFLSLHPTRYGQELVKKMEEHGAEAYLVNTGWNGTGKRISIKDTRGIITAILDGSIEGAPTKNLPVFNLEIPTELKGVDTKVLDPRDTYADVADWNTKAADLGGRFIKNFVKYTDNAEGKALVAAGPQLD, via the coding sequence ATGGCAAATTTAGATTTAAGCAAGTACGGTATTGTAGACGTACAGGAAATTATCCACAACCCTTCATACGAGAAACTTTATGAAGAAGAAATGAATCCTGCTTTGGAAGGATTCGAAAAAGGTCAGTTAACAGAGCTTGACGCGGTTAACGTTATGACTGGTGAGTTCACAGGTCGTTCTCCTAAGGACAAATTCATCGTTGAAAACGAAGAGTCAAGTGATATTTGGTGGACTTCTCCTGAGTCTCCAAACGATAACAAAAAAGTTTCAGAAGAAGCTTGGTCATACTTAAAAGAAATTACAACAAAACAACTTTCTGGAAAGAAATTGTATGTTATGGATACTTTCTTAGGTGCTAACGAAAATTCTCGTTTGAAAATTCGTTTCATCATGGAAGTTGCATGGCAAGCACATTTTGTGAAAAACATGTTTATTCGTCCAACAGCAGAAGAATTGGAAAACTACGGTGAGCCTGATTTTGTTGCTATGAACGGTTCGAAAACTTCGAATGATCGTTGGCAAGAATTTGGAATGAACTCTGAAGTTTATACTGTATTCAACCTTAAAGAAAAAATGCAGGTTATTGGTGGAAGCTGGTACGGTGGTGAGATGAAAAAAGGTATGTTCGCAATGATGAACTACTACTTGCCAAAAGCAGGAATGGCATCAATGCACTGCTCGGCCAACGTTGGTAAAGATGGCGATACTGCTATTTTCTTCGGTCTTTCAGGTACAGGTAAAACTACCCTTTCAACTGATCCAAATCGTCAGTTAATTGGTGACGATGAGCACGGTTGGGATGATGATGGTGTATTCAACTTCGAAGGTGGATGTTATGCAAAAACTATCAACTTAGATAAAGATGCAGAGCCAGAAATTTATGGTGCAATTAAACGTAACGCTCTTTTAGAGAACGTAACTGTTGATGCTGATGGTAAAATCGACTTTAATTCGGGACCAGCAAATACTCGTGTTTCTTATCCAATTAACCACATCGAAAATATTGTTAAGCCAGTTTCAAAAGCAGGTCACGCAAACAAAGTTATTTTCTTAACTGCTGATGCTTTTGGTGTATTGCCTCCGGTAGCTAAATTAACTAAGGAGCAAACTCAATACCACTTCTTGAGTGGATTTACTGCAAAATTAGCGGGTACTGAGCGTGGTGTTACTACTCCACAGCCTACTTTCTCAGCTTGTTTTGGTGCAGCTTTCCTTTCACTTCATCCAACCAGATATGGACAGGAATTAGTGAAAAAAATGGAAGAGCACGGTGCTGAGGCTTACTTGGTAAACACCGGATGGAACGGAACAGGAAAACGTATCTCGATTAAAGATACTCGTGGTATTATTACTGCAATCCTTGATGGTTCTATCGAAGGTGCTCCAACAAAAAACCTTCCTGTATTTAACTTGGAAATTCCAACTGAATTGAAAGGTGTTGATACAAAAGTTCTTGACCCACGTGATACTTATGCAGACGTTGCTGACTGGAATACTAAAGCTGCTGACCTTGGTGGACGTTTTATCAAAAACTTTGTGAAATATACTGATAATGCAGAAGGAAAAGCATTGGTTGCTGCTGGTCCTCAACTTGACTAA
- a CDS encoding TIGR01777 family oxidoreductase, whose amino-acid sequence MTGLKIKITGINGYLGQLISQKLLDNQHLVSGVKRELLYGDPAELQNEIKECDVLINLAGAPILQRWTSKNKQLIYDSRITSTLNLVEAVNQMKPEERPLKFISASAIGIYKSGKIHTEKSTDFDTGFVGKVVLDWEKSLNKLPRTVQQNIFRIGLVLGKNAKTITNLLLPFKLGLGGKIASGNQPFPFIHELDLVNAFVWAVEECSASKTFNLVAPQNINNQDFTKALAKSLHRPAIFPIPEILLKLIFGKAAILLTHGPAVIPEALLENNFEFNFPTIESALSEIIV is encoded by the coding sequence ATGACTGGCTTAAAAATTAAAATAACAGGAATAAACGGCTACTTAGGCCAACTTATTTCGCAAAAGCTACTTGATAATCAGCACCTTGTGTCAGGTGTAAAACGTGAGTTGTTATACGGCGATCCTGCAGAGCTGCAAAATGAAATAAAAGAATGTGATGTACTTATCAACCTGGCCGGCGCACCTATTTTACAAAGGTGGACATCAAAAAACAAACAACTAATTTACGACAGCCGAATTACATCAACTTTAAACCTTGTTGAAGCGGTAAACCAAATGAAACCTGAAGAACGACCGCTAAAGTTCATTTCTGCTTCAGCCATCGGTATTTATAAATCAGGGAAAATTCATACTGAAAAAAGTACGGATTTTGATACCGGGTTTGTGGGTAAAGTTGTTCTTGATTGGGAAAAATCATTAAACAAACTTCCGCGCACAGTTCAGCAAAATATTTTCCGGATTGGTTTGGTTTTGGGAAAAAATGCAAAAACCATTACCAACTTATTGTTGCCATTTAAATTGGGCTTAGGAGGAAAAATAGCATCAGGAAATCAACCTTTCCCATTCATTCACGAACTGGATTTGGTAAATGCTTTTGTATGGGCTGTTGAGGAATGCTCAGCAAGTAAAACTTTTAATCTGGTAGCTCCACAGAACATAAACAACCAAGATTTTACCAAAGCACTGGCAAAATCGCTTCATCGGCCGGCAATTTTTCCTATTCCTGAAATTCTACTGAAACTGATATTTGGAAAAGCAGCAATTCTTTTAACACATGGCCCAGCTGTGATACCGGAAGCTCTTTTAGAAAATAATTTTGAATTTAACTTCCCAACCATTGAATCGGCACTTTCTGAAATTATTGTATAA
- a CDS encoding chloride channel protein, which produces MSSSSLHILARLHRWRLHHLSERGFITILSIIVGVLAGVAAVIIKNTVWLTQRMVNSLVVSNEVVNYLYFALPVVGIFLAILVVKYVVRSEVRHGIPNVLHSISKRKGKVSNHNLYSSVITSSLTVGFGGSVGLEGPTVATGTAWGSWLARGFRLNYKNTILMLACACAGAMAAIFKAPIAAIVFAVEVIMIDLTVFSLVPLLLASASAVVTSYFFLGQDVLYPFEVIETFALEDLPYYILLGIASGFVSVYFTKMYMFFGEQFDKLKNNKIRLVVGGVGLGILIFLFPSLYGEGYEAINECLAGNVHYLFDNSIFYSFHEELWVALVLLAAVILLKIVATSLTFGAGGVGGIFAPTLFMGVNTGMLFAQLVNWTGIRHISTHNFALIGMAGLIAGVLHAPLTGIFLIADISGGYQLFVPLMITATFAYLIVRAFTPNSVYHIQLARRNELLTHDKDANVLQMMEVKKLIETDFEILSPDATLRDLTVAISRNHRNLFPVVEKDGTMVGMLKMDDVREMIFNHELYDKVKISELMYMPEYHIDPNDNMEVVANKFESSGRYNLAVIEDGKYIGFISRAKAFTRYRKQIIDVSHV; this is translated from the coding sequence ATGAGCAGTAGTAGTTTGCATATATTAGCAAGGTTGCACCGATGGCGTTTGCATCATTTAAGCGAACGCGGATTTATAACAATTCTGAGTATAATTGTTGGTGTACTGGCAGGTGTAGCCGCTGTGATAATAAAAAATACCGTTTGGCTCACGCAACGTATGGTAAATTCTTTGGTGGTATCCAATGAGGTGGTAAACTACCTTTATTTTGCGCTTCCGGTTGTAGGTATTTTCCTGGCTATTTTAGTTGTGAAATATGTTGTCCGATCAGAAGTAAGACACGGTATTCCCAACGTGCTGCACAGTATTTCAAAACGCAAAGGGAAAGTTAGCAATCATAATTTGTATTCGTCGGTAATAACCAGTTCGCTTACCGTAGGTTTTGGCGGATCGGTGGGACTGGAAGGACCAACTGTTGCCACAGGGACAGCCTGGGGATCGTGGCTGGCGCGTGGATTTCGTTTAAATTATAAGAATACAATATTAATGTTGGCCTGTGCGTGCGCAGGAGCTATGGCTGCCATTTTTAAGGCGCCCATCGCTGCAATCGTATTTGCTGTTGAAGTAATTATGATCGACCTGACCGTATTTTCGCTGGTGCCACTGTTACTTGCATCGGCATCGGCAGTTGTTACTTCTTACTTCTTTTTAGGACAAGATGTTTTGTATCCGTTTGAAGTGATCGAAACATTTGCTCTGGAAGATTTACCCTACTATATTTTATTGGGGATTGCAAGCGGTTTTGTTTCGGTGTATTTCACCAAAATGTATATGTTTTTTGGCGAACAGTTTGATAAATTAAAAAACAACAAGATTCGTTTGGTAGTTGGTGGAGTAGGATTGGGGATTTTAATTTTTCTTTTTCCTTCGTTATACGGCGAAGGGTACGAAGCAATTAATGAGTGTTTGGCAGGTAACGTGCACTACCTTTTCGACAATAGTATTTTTTATTCATTTCACGAAGAACTTTGGGTAGCCCTGGTACTTTTAGCCGCAGTTATTTTGTTGAAAATTGTGGCCACATCATTAACTTTTGGAGCCGGGGGGGTTGGAGGCATTTTCGCACCTACTCTTTTTATGGGCGTAAATACCGGAATGCTTTTCGCCCAACTTGTAAACTGGACCGGTATTCGACACATAAGTACGCACAATTTTGCACTCATCGGAATGGCTGGTCTTATTGCAGGAGTGCTTCATGCTCCGCTAACGGGTATTTTCCTTATTGCAGATATTTCAGGAGGTTACCAATTGTTTGTTCCGTTAATGATTACAGCTACTTTTGCATATCTGATAGTACGTGCCTTTACTCCAAATTCGGTTTATCACATTCAGCTTGCACGCAGAAATGAGCTGCTTACACACGATAAAGATGCCAATGTTTTACAAATGATGGAAGTGAAGAAATTGATAGAAACCGATTTTGAGATTCTTTCGCCTGATGCCACTCTAAGAGACTTAACCGTCGCTATTTCGCGAAATCATCGAAATCTGTTTCCTGTTGTTGAGAAAGATGGAACCATGGTGGGGATGTTAAAAATGGATGATGTAAGAGAGATGATTTTTAATCATGAATTGTACGATAAAGTAAAAATAAGTGAGTTGATGTATATGCCTGAATATCATATCGACCCCAATGACAACATGGAAGTTGTTGCCAATAAATTTGAATCCTCAGGAAGATATAACCTGGCTGTAATTGAAGATGGTAAGTACATTGGTTTTATTTCAAGAGCAAAAGCATTTACCAGGTACCGAAAACAAATTATTGATGTTTCCCATGTTTAA
- a CDS encoding chloride channel protein, with protein MFKRFFINGPKDLLNRLVAWRIASISERNFLYLLSFIVGIFSGLAALLLKNLIHFVAKELTTLIYVDGFSYLYLLYPFIGILLTVLFVKYIIRDNIGHGVSKILFAISRKGSKIKPHNNYSSMIASSLTIGFGGSVGAEAPIVLTGASIGSNLARIFKLRYKYITLMVACGSAGAIAGIFNAPMAGIVFTLEVLMIDLTMAFLIPLLISSVTATVLSYFFMGDAVLLRFTAVAPFDIHYIWIYILVGIFTGLLGFYFTRTSMFLESRFSGIKNWFWRALIGAFILGILIYIFPPLWGEGYDSISDVFNNQGAELLNNSLFEQWKDNPYAILIVIGGILLFKVAATAATTGAGGNGGIFAPTLFTGAIAGYFLVKLLNTVFELGVPENNFALAGMAGMMAAVMHAPLTGIFLTAEITGGYGMFIPLLITSTVAYVTIMRFEPHSIYTKRLAQTGELITHHKDKAVLRSMDLKNLIENDFEILSPDASLRDLVKAVSKSDRNLFPIVDKDGYLKGMLKLSKVKNLIFEPDLYDKVMVKDLMFMPEFYISSSDSMETVAKKFETSNRYNLAVIDDGKYLGFISRAVVFSNYRKTLEYFSHE; from the coding sequence ATGTTTAAACGTTTTTTTATTAATGGTCCAAAAGACCTGTTAAACAGGCTGGTTGCCTGGAGAATTGCTTCTATATCGGAACGCAATTTCTTGTATTTACTGAGCTTTATTGTTGGCATTTTTAGTGGTTTGGCAGCTTTGTTACTTAAAAATCTGATTCATTTTGTAGCAAAAGAATTAACCACATTAATTTATGTCGATGGATTTAGTTATTTGTATTTGCTGTATCCGTTTATTGGAATTTTGCTTACTGTTCTTTTTGTAAAATATATTATTCGCGATAATATCGGACATGGAGTTTCAAAAATTCTTTTTGCCATTTCGCGTAAAGGAAGTAAGATAAAGCCACACAATAATTATTCTTCAATGATTGCGAGTTCGTTGACCATTGGTTTTGGAGGATCAGTAGGAGCAGAGGCCCCAATTGTGCTAACCGGTGCTTCAATCGGATCGAACCTGGCACGGATTTTTAAATTAAGATATAAATACATCACTTTAATGGTTGCCTGTGGTTCTGCCGGAGCAATTGCAGGAATTTTTAATGCACCCATGGCAGGTATCGTTTTTACGCTGGAAGTATTAATGATCGACTTAACCATGGCTTTTTTAATTCCCTTACTAATATCATCTGTTACAGCAACTGTATTGTCGTATTTTTTTATGGGCGATGCAGTATTACTTCGATTTACTGCTGTGGCTCCGTTTGATATCCATTACATCTGGATTTATATTCTGGTTGGTATTTTTACCGGATTACTTGGCTTCTACTTTACCCGTACTTCCATGTTTCTCGAAAGTCGTTTCTCCGGAATTAAAAATTGGTTTTGGAGAGCTTTAATCGGAGCTTTTATTTTAGGTATTCTGATTTATATTTTTCCACCGCTTTGGGGAGAAGGATACGACAGTATCAGCGATGTTTTTAATAACCAGGGAGCAGAATTATTAAACAACTCCTTGTTTGAACAATGGAAAGATAATCCATATGCTATTTTAATTGTAATTGGTGGTATTTTGTTATTTAAAGTTGCCGCAACTGCTGCAACTACAGGTGCCGGTGGAAATGGCGGAATTTTTGCGCCAACACTTTTTACGGGTGCAATTGCCGGATATTTTTTGGTTAAGCTTTTAAATACAGTATTTGAATTGGGGGTGCCTGAAAACAATTTTGCATTAGCCGGAATGGCCGGAATGATGGCTGCGGTGATGCATGCACCGCTTACCGGAATTTTCCTTACAGCTGAAATAACGGGTGGCTATGGCATGTTTATTCCGTTACTGATAACTTCAACGGTAGCCTACGTAACAATAATGCGTTTCGAACCTCATTCAATTTATACAAAACGATTGGCTCAAACCGGCGAATTAATCACCCATCACAAAGATAAGGCTGTTCTTCGCTCAATGGATTTGAAAAATCTGATCGAAAATGATTTTGAAATTCTTTCACCGGATGCCAGTTTAAGAGACCTGGTAAAAGCAGTTTCAAAATCGGATAGAAACCTCTTCCCAATTGTTGATAAGGATGGCTACCTGAAAGGAATGCTAAAACTCTCGAAAGTTAAAAACCTTATTTTTGAACCCGATCTTTACGACAAGGTGATGGTAAAGGATTTAATGTTTATGCCGGAGTTTTACATTTCGTCAAGCGACTCAATGGAAACTGTTGCTAAAAAGTTTGAAACATCAAACCGTTATAATTTGGCCGTTATTGATGATGGCAAGTATTTAGGTTTTATTTCCAGGGCAGTTGTGTTTTCAAATTACAGAAAGACACTCGAGTATTTCTCACACGAATAA
- a CDS encoding N(4)-(beta-N-acetylglucosaminyl)-L-asparaginase encodes MISRRSFIAKSTLVVTGAGLNSKVFSNSVLQSASKFPVVISTWNHGMPANEAAWEILESGGHSLDAVEAGVRVPEGDPNVITVGKGGIPDASGKVTLDACIMDEKGRAGSVTYLEHIVHPVSVARLVMEKTPHVMLSGKGALKFALDNGFSKEKLLTKKRKEEWKKWKKEQKEFSNQINIENVTEDNHDTIGMLAIDEQGRISGACTTSGMGYKMPGRVGDSPIIGAGLFVDGEVGGATATGSGELVMKTLGSFLVVELMRNGMSPSRACEEAVKRIAKKIPNYQQHQIGYIALNTKGEYGSFCINAGFNYALKTPDKTELVDAEAWLKKL; translated from the coding sequence ATGATTTCACGTCGTTCGTTTATTGCAAAAAGTACATTGGTTGTAACGGGAGCCGGTTTAAATTCCAAGGTATTTTCAAATTCAGTACTTCAAAGTGCTTCAAAGTTTCCTGTTGTAATTTCCACATGGAATCATGGAATGCCTGCAAACGAGGCAGCATGGGAAATTCTGGAATCCGGCGGCCATTCACTCGATGCAGTGGAGGCAGGTGTGCGGGTTCCTGAAGGTGATCCGAATGTGATAACGGTTGGGAAAGGCGGCATCCCTGATGCAAGTGGAAAAGTAACTTTGGATGCCTGTATTATGGACGAAAAAGGTCGTGCGGGAAGCGTAACGTATCTCGAGCACATTGTACACCCTGTTTCTGTTGCCCGCTTGGTTATGGAGAAAACGCCCCACGTAATGTTGAGTGGAAAAGGTGCATTAAAATTTGCTTTGGACAACGGTTTTAGTAAAGAAAAACTGCTGACCAAAAAGCGAAAGGAAGAATGGAAGAAATGGAAAAAGGAGCAGAAAGAATTTAGCAATCAGATTAATATTGAGAACGTTACTGAAGACAATCACGATACCATTGGAATGCTTGCAATTGATGAACAAGGACGTATTTCGGGGGCATGCACAACCAGTGGAATGGGCTATAAAATGCCCGGAAGGGTGGGAGACTCTCCCATAATAGGAGCCGGCCTTTTTGTTGATGGGGAAGTAGGAGGTGCCACAGCTACCGGATCGGGAGAGTTGGTTATGAAAACACTCGGGTCGTTTTTGGTGGTTGAATTAATGCGCAACGGAATGTCGCCATCGCGTGCCTGTGAAGAAGCCGTAAAACGAATTGCCAAAAAAATTCCAAACTATCAGCAACACCAAATAGGATACATCGCTTTAAATACAAAAGGTGAATATGGATCTTTTTGTATTAATGCAGGATTTAACTATGCTCTGAAAACTCCTGATAAAACGGAACTGGTTGATGCCGAAGCCTGGTTGAAGAAATTGTAA
- a CDS encoding RNA-binding protein produces MNLFVAKLSSSTTGDDLQELFSAHGEVASAKVIFDRETGNSKGFGFVEMPNDEEANAAIAALNDSEVDGKQIVVKEANPPSERPRGGGGFNRGGGGGFNRGGGGGGYNRGGGGGYNRDGGDRRGGGGDRRGGGDRRGGGGYNSDRGGDRGGNRW; encoded by the coding sequence ATGAATTTATTTGTTGCAAAGTTAAGTTCATCAACAACTGGTGATGACTTACAAGAATTATTCTCTGCTCACGGAGAAGTTGCATCTGCAAAAGTTATTTTTGACAGAGAAACAGGAAACTCGAAAGGTTTTGGTTTTGTTGAAATGCCAAACGACGAAGAAGCAAACGCAGCTATTGCAGCGTTGAATGACTCAGAAGTTGACGGAAAACAAATCGTGGTAAAAGAAGCTAATCCTCCATCAGAACGTCCACGTGGCGGCGGCGGATTCAATCGCGGTGGCGGCGGCGGTTTTAACCGTGGCGGCGGCGGCGGTGGTTACAACCGTGGCGGTGGCGGTGGTTACAATCGCGACGGCGGTGATCGTCGTGGTGGTGGTGGTGATCGCAGAGGTGGTGGTGACCGCAGAGGCGGTGGCGGCTACAACAGCGACCGCGGTGGTGATCGTGGCGGTAATCGTTGGTAA
- a CDS encoding cytidylate kinase-like family protein codes for MEKFMNNYLNHFKCINLETGDFPGPFITISRQAGCSAQRLAIKLSKILTGYSYMSETKTDVVWQWVNKDVFSEAVQEMIEEINSGNFEDAKEAISLLNEVARAFTTETIYDISDEHLIQTLKGIICRLANRGRTIIVGRSAGVILKDVPNKLNIRLEAPTEWRINRIMQIKDFSQAEAAAYINKADAKRDSFIEKIIGRKAENNDFDVIFNYASLEDDQIVDAVINILRNKKIISQHAEY; via the coding sequence ATGGAAAAATTTATGAATAACTATTTAAATCATTTTAAATGTATAAACCTCGAAACCGGTGATTTTCCAGGTCCGTTTATTACCATCTCGCGACAGGCCGGATGCTCGGCACAACGACTTGCAATTAAACTTTCGAAAATTCTAACAGGATACAGTTACATGTCGGAAACCAAAACCGATGTGGTTTGGCAATGGGTAAACAAAGATGTTTTTTCGGAGGCAGTGCAGGAAATGATTGAAGAAATAAACAGCGGTAATTTTGAAGATGCAAAAGAAGCCATTAGTTTATTAAATGAAGTTGCACGTGCATTTACCACAGAAACCATTTACGACATATCTGACGAACATTTAATACAAACACTAAAAGGAATTATTTGCCGACTAGCCAACCGGGGACGTACTATCATCGTTGGACGATCGGCCGGTGTTATCCTTAAAGATGTACCCAATAAACTCAACATAAGGCTTGAAGCTCCTACTGAATGGAGAATCAACAGAATAATGCAAATAAAAGATTTTAGCCAGGCTGAAGCAGCTGCATATATAAACAAAGCCGACGCTAAACGTGATTCATTTATCGAAAAAATTATAGGCAGAAAAGCCGAGAACAACGATTTTGATGTAATATTTAATTATGCTTCACTGGAAGACGATCAGATAGTTGATGCGGTTATAAATATTCTGAGAAATAAAAAAATTATTTCGCAACATGCCGAATATTAA
- a CDS encoding Gfo/Idh/MocA family oxidoreductase translates to MTHPIKTAIASFGMSGQVFHGPLLKVNSGFEVVSVFERSKNISEKLFPEARIVRTYDELLNDSAIELIIVNTPDVFHFEMAKQAILHGKHVVVEKPLAQKSDEGAELIRLAKEKGLVFTVFQNRRWDNDFRTVKKVIEEAKFGRLIEFESHFDRYRTYIAPDTWKEEGDEYSGVLYNLGSHMIDQVYVLFGMPKAVTAHLRIVRKNGVVTDYYDIRLEYEGFAALVKCSYLVKDPGPRYTIHGEYGTFYKSGLDPQEEMLKEGHLPNEENWGTEEPEEWGTLLYEEDGEDVEELVETVSGDYNIFYNNVYDAIRNGAKLLVKPEETVDVLKILETCLISNKEKRTIIL, encoded by the coding sequence ATGACTCATCCAATTAAAACTGCGATAGCTTCATTTGGTATGTCGGGGCAGGTTTTTCATGGCCCCTTATTAAAAGTCAACAGCGGCTTCGAAGTTGTTTCTGTATTTGAAAGAAGTAAAAATATTTCAGAAAAATTATTTCCCGAAGCACGGATTGTAAGAACTTATGACGAGCTTCTGAATGATTCAGCAATCGAATTAATTATTGTAAACACACCCGATGTTTTTCATTTTGAAATGGCAAAACAGGCCATTTTGCATGGGAAGCATGTGGTTGTTGAGAAACCTCTTGCACAAAAAAGTGATGAAGGTGCTGAACTAATTCGTTTGGCAAAAGAGAAGGGGCTTGTATTTACTGTGTTTCAAAACAGAAGATGGGACAACGATTTCAGAACGGTGAAGAAAGTAATTGAGGAAGCCAAATTCGGGCGATTAATTGAATTTGAATCACATTTCGACAGATACCGAACCTACATTGCACCTGATACATGGAAAGAAGAAGGAGATGAGTACTCGGGTGTTTTGTACAATTTGGGCTCGCACATGATTGACCAGGTGTATGTATTGTTTGGCATGCCCAAAGCGGTTACAGCACATTTGCGAATTGTCAGAAAAAATGGCGTAGTAACCGATTATTACGATATAAGACTGGAATATGAAGGTTTTGCTGCTCTGGTAAAATGCTCGTATCTGGTAAAAGATCCCGGACCACGTTACACCATTCATGGCGAATATGGAACTTTTTACAAATCGGGTCTTGATCCGCAGGAAGAAATGTTAAAAGAGGGACATTTGCCAAACGAAGAAAACTGGGGTACCGAAGAGCCGGAAGAGTGGGGAACGTTACTTTACGAAGAAGATGGCGAAGATGTGGAAGAACTGGTTGAAACTGTTTCCGGAGATTACAATATATTTTATAATAATGTTTACGACGCCATTCGAAACGGAGCCAAACTGTTGGTAAAACCTGAAGAAACAGTGGATGTACTAAAAATACTTGAAACTTGTTTGATTAGTAACAAAGAGAAACGTACGATTATTTTATAA